ATTGTTGTATCTCCTGCTGGGAGGGGCAGACTTTGGTGCAGGTATACTAGAGCTGATCACTAAAAGTGAACTCAGGCAAAACACCCGAATGCTCACCTATAAAACTATAGGTCCTGTATGGGAAGCAAACCATATGTGGCTGATCATTATCATAGTTATCCTGTTTGTGGGTTTCCCTCCTATTTATTCCGCACTTTCTATTTACCTGCATATCCCGCTGCTGTTTATGCTTCTTGGCATCATCGGAAGAGGTACTGCGTTTGTTTTCAGGCACTACGATGCTGTAAAAGACGATATGCAAAAGGTTTATAACCTTATATTTACTTACTCAAGCTTTATCACGCCATTCTTTCTTGGCGTAATAGCCGGCGCTATGGTATCAGGCGATATTAACCCGGAGGCAACCAATTTCTTCGATCTTTATATTGCACCATGGACAAGCTTTTTCGCGATCTCTGTCGGCATATTTACCGTGTCGATATGCGGCTTTCTGGCTGCTGTTTATCTTTCCGGAGAAGAAACTGATCAGCATATCAGGCGGGTTTTCATACGCAAAGCGCGTTTGCTGAATATAGCCACTGTAGTATCCGGAGGGCTGGTATTTTTTGCAGCTTATATTGACGGTCTCTCCCTCATGATTGAACTGATTACTCAACCCGTAACCCTGATTATACTGGTTTTGGCCTCACTTTCCCTCTGGTTGCTCTGGCACTTCCTGAATAAGCAAAAAACCAATCAACAAAAGGCCGTTGCCAGCCGGTTGGTTGCTGGTTTCCAGATTACAATGATCTTGTTAGCTCTGGGCTACCACTATTTCCCCGATTTTCTGATCATGCATAACGGCGTGAATTTATCGCTCTTCAATTCTGCAGCTGTTGGCAAACCCATTACCACCCTTGCCTGGGCACTTATACTTGGGAGCATTTTCATCCTGCCTTCTCTCTTTTACCTCATATACAGTTTTCAGAAAGAACCGGAGAGTTAAAGAACTGCAAAACGAAGCAATAGTGGCTTATGTATCAGCCGACAGTTTAGCGGGAAATTTATATCATCCCTCTGCTTTTCAGTTCCAGGTATTTGTTGATGGCATTAATGGACAGGTTTTCCGGTCTGGTAAAAATATGCTGAATACCATAATGGCTCAGCTCATTGGTAATCTGCTCTCTGTCAGAGGCTATCTTATGGGCAATGGTTTTATAATAAATATCTTTAAGGGTTTTCTTTTCAGCGCTGTAATAGTTTATGAGCTCCTTGTTTTCAAAAACAACCACCACCAGCAAGTGAAGTTTATTTATTTTTCTTAATACAGGCAGAACTCGCTCCAGAGAATGTACACTTTCAAAATTGGTAAACAGGAATATTAAACTTCGTCCCCTCAATGTCCTTCTCAGCACGGTATACATTTTCTCATAATTGGCATCCAGCCTGCTCTCTTCCTCCCTGTAAAGTGCCTCCAGGATCTTCTTTAGCTGACTCCTGCTTCGATCGGCCTTGATTATACTTCCAATGCTATCAGAAAAAGTAATTAATCCCGCTTTATCCTGCTTCTGGAGCGATGTATTGGTAATAACTAAACTCGAGTTAACCGAATAATCCAGCAGGCTGAGTCCGTTAAAAGGCATCTTCATATATCGGCTTTTATCTATAAGACAATACACTTGCTGCGCTTTTTCATCCGTATAGCTATTCACCATCAGCTTATAGGCTCGGGAGGTGGCCTTCCAGTTCATGCTTTTATAGTCATCTCCGATGGTATATTCTTTTATCTGCTCAAATTCGTAGCTATGACCGATACGCCTGATCTTTTTAATGCCAAAATTTGAGGTCACGCTCATAGCAGCTTTGAGTTCATACTTCTTCATGTCAATAATAGAAGGGTAAACAGCAACATTCTCCTCAAGATCAAAAGATATTCGTCTTTGAACCAGGCCTATAACGGAAGTAGCAAA
This region of Fulvivirga ulvae genomic DNA includes:
- a CDS encoding cytochrome d ubiquinol oxidase subunit II, which produces MLYVVIIFLCLSILLYLLLGGADFGAGILELITKSELRQNTRMLTYKTIGPVWEANHMWLIIIIVILFVGFPPIYSALSIYLHIPLLFMLLGIIGRGTAFVFRHYDAVKDDMQKVYNLIFTYSSFITPFFLGVIAGAMVSGDINPEATNFFDLYIAPWTSFFAISVGIFTVSICGFLAAVYLSGEETDQHIRRVFIRKARLLNIATVVSGGLVFFAAYIDGLSLMIELITQPVTLIILVLASLSLWLLWHFLNKQKTNQQKAVASRLVAGFQITMILLALGYHYFPDFLIMHNGVNLSLFNSAAVGKPITTLAWALILGSIFILPSLFYLIYSFQKEPES
- a CDS encoding DUF58 domain-containing protein, giving the protein MVAFVAVIITDILLLHGKSVRFTCVRSTSRLLSLGNENEVIIRVKSMALIPLSLEVIDELPYQLQRRDFAENIRLSAGGKEQLVYTVRPLVRGQYNFGKIHLFATSVIGLVQRRISFDLEENVAVYPSIIDMKKYELKAAMSVTSNFGIKKIRRIGHSYEFEQIKEYTIGDDYKSMNWKATSRAYKLMVNSYTDEKAQQVYCLIDKSRYMKMPFNGLSLLDYSVNSSLVITNTSLQKQDKAGLITFSDSIGSIIKADRSRSQLKKILEALYREEESRLDANYEKMYTVLRRTLRGRSLIFLFTNFESVHSLERVLPVLRKINKLHLLVVVVFENKELINYYSAEKKTLKDIYYKTIAHKIASDREQITNELSHYGIQHIFTRPENLSINAINKYLELKSRGMI